Proteins from one Gammaproteobacteria bacterium genomic window:
- the yidC gene encoding membrane protein insertase YidC, with amino-acid sequence MLDSLARMIGLPMSLFYDIIPNYGISIIFLTLLINIILFPLTLKQTRSTRAMQEIQPEVKKLQKKHKEEPETLNKEMMALYKEKGVSPAGCVLPMLVQMPIWFGLFRLLRSPEQFMPEGSNIIHALQAGLPSFLGMDLGVTPKDALALGWVGAIPYLLVVLLVVGSGWIQSKQAMPASSDGAGQQAQLMTKMMPLLFGVFSFSFPAGLNLYFVTSNLFRIGQQSLIFKLDGRPDSPKVEEEDVDKDVEEKPEGRRQGSQKKRKRRRRK; translated from the coding sequence ATGTTGGATTCACTTGCCCGCATGATCGGGCTCCCGATGAGCCTGTTCTACGACATCATCCCGAACTACGGGATTTCCATCATTTTCCTGACGTTGTTGATCAACATCATCCTGTTCCCGTTGACACTGAAACAGACTCGGTCGACGCGGGCGATGCAGGAGATTCAGCCAGAAGTCAAGAAACTCCAGAAGAAACACAAGGAAGAGCCCGAGACGCTGAACAAGGAGATGATGGCCCTCTACAAAGAGAAGGGCGTCAGTCCTGCCGGCTGCGTGCTCCCGATGCTTGTCCAGATGCCGATCTGGTTTGGGCTGTTTCGACTTCTGCGGAGCCCTGAACAATTCATGCCGGAAGGATCCAATATTATCCATGCCCTCCAAGCAGGACTCCCTTCGTTCTTGGGCATGGATCTCGGTGTGACCCCGAAAGATGCACTGGCGTTGGGATGGGTGGGAGCCATCCCCTATCTGCTGGTAGTACTTCTCGTCGTCGGTTCAGGTTGGATTCAGTCCAAACAAGCTATGCCGGCGTCATCCGACGGAGCGGGGCAGCAGGCGCAGCTGATGACAAAGATGATGCCACTGCTCTTCGGTGTCTTCTCCTTCAGTTTTCCGGCGGGCCTGAATCTGTATTTCGTGACCTCCAACTTGTTTCGTATTGGCCAACAGTCGCTGATCTTCAAACTCGACGGGCGACCTGACTCACCGAAGGTTGAGGAAGAGGATGTCGACAAGGATGTCGAGGAGAAGCCTGAGGGGAGACGGCAGGGGTCTCAGAAGAAGCGTAAACGTCGGAGGAGGAAGTAA
- the yidD gene encoding membrane protein insertion efficiency factor YidD: protein MSEKVRGPAALVVRALIRAYQRLLSPALGKSCRYTPTCSQYALEAVGRFGVIKGGWMASKRIARCHPLSEVGYDPVPTRGDG, encoded by the coding sequence GTGAGCGAAAAGGTTCGTGGGCCCGCTGCACTTGTTGTGCGAGCATTGATCCGGGCGTATCAACGTCTCCTCTCGCCTGCACTCGGGAAGAGTTGTCGCTACACCCCGACGTGCTCACAGTACGCCTTGGAAGCGGTGGGGCGGTTCGGAGTAATCAAGGGAGGATGGATGGCGTCCAAACGCATCGCTCGCTGTCACCCTCTTAGCGAGGTGGGCTACGACCCGGTGCCGACGCGAGGTGATGGCTGA
- the rpmH gene encoding 50S ribosomal protein L34, with protein sequence MKRTYQPNVRRRKRKHGFRARLRTRGGRAVLERRRRKGRQRLSA encoded by the coding sequence ATGAAACGTACGTACCAACCGAATGTTCGACGCAGAAAACGAAAGCATGGGTTCCGGGCTCGTCTCCGAACCCGAGGAGGCCGCGCCGTCCTCGAACGCCGCCGGCGCAAAGGCCGGCAGCGCCTCTCCGCGTAG